Part of the Mercenaria mercenaria strain notata chromosome 8, MADL_Memer_1, whole genome shotgun sequence genome is shown below.
ATGAACACTGGGTCATAAATAACACCCTAGTGacattaaatgtgtttctttacaTCATGGTTAATTACAAATGGaaactttatcaaattttattattgtttgtttgtttgtttgtttatttgtatgtttttaacagtattttacatGTAACGgttggcagttaacctaaccagtgtccctgtATCAGTGCAGACCTTTTCTCGGCAAATAaacgccaacttccccacatgaatcagaggaggcgggggatttcagacaaaatgttatTATTGTTCTTGATATTAACTCAAGAAATCTTTAGTACCTCTTCTCTGGCGATGCGCATATCATCCTGAACTCCGCTGAACACCGTCGGTTGGATGAAATATCCCGTGTCACCATGGCGATCCCCGCCACACTCTAGTTTAGCACCGTCCTTCTGTCCTGCCTTGATAAGTCCAAGGATCTTGTTAAACTGTTCCTCATCGACCTGTTCAAATGGTAAAGGACAGATCATAAAGTGACAAAGTTTAGCCTGTTGTCAGTTCTGTattaactatataaaatcatataCTATAAATTGGTATGTACAGGATATAGAATATGAAGCGAAAGCTTCAACAGGGAGGAGCGTAGCGACCGACTGCAGTCTTTTTAACACCTCATAACCTCAATCTGACAAGATATTTTCCTTCGTTTTCAAAGAAACTCTAAATAGGTCAGTCTCTTAATAACACTCTATTCTCCCCAATGAGGAGGCTAATACACACTTTGTACATACATgcagaaataaatatttgaaaagtttgaaaatgtctggcaTATGACTGACTAAAAAAGTAGGAGCAATATTCTATCAAAAGTAAAAGAGATAACTGTAGACTTTCGAAAGCTCTAACTAAAAGCAGCATTTTGAAAAGCACGAAATTGCAATACAGGTTGATAAATGGGTGCTATGTACTACTTCCATATTTTGTGTACTATCATAAGTTACATATGTATGTTACAAGTGGCCAGAGAGCGAACAATCCCGCTCTAAGTCCAGGCTGTCTGCTCATACAAGCCACAGAATATACATGTAACTTAACAAAGTCTAATGACACAAGGACAGTACCAACCTGTGGTCCATTTTCAGGATTTTCCCAGGGGTCACCCACAGTTCTTCTCTTCGCCCGTTCCACAGACTTCTTGACAAACTCGTCATAGATATCCTCATGTACGAACGTCCTTGACCCCGCAACACAGCACTGACCCATGTTCGTCATCGCAGCCTCATTGGCGAAATCCACCACCTGGTCaactgtaaaatgtaaatacagaGTGTCTTATAAATCACCTAGATAATATATTGATCAACAAATTGTAACAAGAAAGTATTTAGGTCTAACTTAAAGGATGTGGATTAATACGGAGAAAATTCACTAACGAGTAAGTTCTTCCGGAAGAAAAACTAACAAGATAGCTTTGTTGAGAACTAAAAATCATCTCAAAACATTCATATATTACCTTCGCAAATcatggaaattaaaaatattctcaATTAAATACGTGCATCGTTTAACGTGGATTAAAATTTAAGGTAGTTACTATCTACATCCGGAAAGATGACATTAGGGCTTTTCCCTCCCAGTTCTAAAGTTGTCCTCTTCAGATTGGAAGCTCCGGCAGCCTGCATGATCAGCTGACCTACCTGTTCacgtaaaagaaaataaatacaatcaGACATAGCAATGAGGAACAATTAGGTTTAGTTTCAATTAACGTAGTGTAATGAATACCATTCTGTATTAACTTGTTCTTcgaataaataacaaatatatattataaatgattTGGAAGGATTGCTATTGATTCGTTTGCAAGATATTGTGTTAAATCAGCAACTAAAATGGTTTCTGTTCTCTGAGCATACAGTAATGGACTGATCTCTTGGACCAACAAGGGTCTTTTTCACTATGCAAAACCGCCACAAATAAATGAAAGCCTGTGTACAGGTCACAAGCCCTTAAATCTATAAATCCCTACTGTTTCAAAGATATTTAAACCGTTACCTCTGTCGAGCCGGTGAATGCCACTTTATTTATATCTGGATGATCAGTTATTGCAGCTCCCGCCGTCGGTCCATATCCTGGTACAATGTTAACAACACCAGGAGGAAACCCCGCCTAAAAAAGTACGCTACCAATTTAACTGTGCATgttgcaaacacattttttctatCACCGTTCAGTTAGAAGACTTAGTATCACAAACAATCTCATTGAACAAAATCGCCGTTTGtaattcagatgcgaaggaattatatcaagaCGACGCAGACTGAACgacgatgattttattcaagaccttaggtatgtaattttgtatgctgtgaccttgacctctggccAAATGAACTCAAAAACAACTAGATCTACTATTGTCATCTACTGTCTACAGGCAACCATCCTACGAAGATTGTAGCCAAAGCTTTCCTTAATTATTAAGCATAAATCCTTTTCATTCCTGAATTTCCAAGaatcagtgtgaccttgacctttgacctactgacctgaaaaCAACTGGGACCATCTTCTGACAACAAGCagtcatcatatgaagtttgacGGCTGTAGGCCAAAGCCTTTTCAGTATCAAGgtgactgcgaccttgacctttgatatactgatccccaaatctactgaccacaggcactCATCCTATGATATTTGTCTAGTAAATATTGTGAGACTAATTATTGTCTACTGATTGTGCGGCAACCAAATCGAccgacgaacggacagacagacaaaataaTAGATCTACACCCCCTTTTCTTGGGCTTAGATATACATTTTCATTAATAAGTCATGAGAAATTAAAACTAAATGGTCATTGATAACTTGAGTGGGTTTAGCATTTCGATTAGAATATAAAGATCCGTAACTGTCATGTTATGCAACACTGGTGGACTTACCTCGATCGCCAATGCCCCCGCATACAGTGCAGTTAGCGGCGTTTGCTCTGCTGGTTTGATAACTACTACGTTACCCATGGCAACTGCAGGTGCGAGCTtccatacaaacatacatactGGATAATTCCACTGAAAAGTGTGTAAGTACAGAAATAAATATGACAGCcgaatttcttttgaaatatttgacacaGTAGGATATATCTTACAACCACATTTCGATTTTCAGTCACAGCAGGGTATCTTGTCACGAATTTCATCGAATCATAGAATCTTTCCTTCGAAACAACATTGAGAAAGATCAGTTGACAGAGCAATTCTGCCGAATATCTTCGCAATAAATGTGATATAATGCATAAAAGGTAAACTTGAATAAAATACGACGCGgtgtaaatgtatattatatataagccttacggaatgaatgacatcaaagaaaaagtacagttacctattgttcctatagccacctaagtatgcaaatgtgagctctgacggacggacggacgccggacggtgagcgatcacaatacctcaccatgagcactttgtgctcaggtgagctaaaaattacagcAATTATACGATTCTAAAAATGTTCACAAATTTCTACCACTGACATAAGACTTGTTCAAACAATAAATCAAGTACAGCAACTACGAGACACCATGAGATCCGTGCAGCATCATGTAGATCAACTACTGGCGTGCTGAATTACGTACAACAACTATGAGAAACTGCCAGAGCCGTGCAGCATCACCTACAGCAAATACCAGAAACTACGAGAATCATGTAGCAATGCGTAAAACAAGTATAAGGAACTATCATTGGAGAGCCGAGCTGCATTGTGTATAGAAACTACGAACTACGAAAAACTGTAAAGGGCCGTGCTGCACAACAAACAACAACTACAAGAATCTATAGCATTCATACTTCGTCACGTGCAGTAACTACGAGAAATTTTGACAGCCGTGCTGATTACGTACAGCAACTACAAGAAACAACGACAGCCATGCTGCATCACGTACATCATCTACGAGAAACTATGAGCGCCATGCAGCATCACGCACATCAACAACGAGAAACTATAAGAGTCATGCTGCATCACGTACAGCAACTACGAGAAACTACGAGAGCCGTGCAGCATCACGCACATCAACAACGAGAAACTATAAGAGTCATGCTGCATCACGTACAGCAACTACGACAAACTACGAGAGCCGTGCAGCATCACGCACATCAACAACGAGAAACTATAAGAGTCATGCTGCATCACGTACAGCAACTACGACAAACTACGAGAGCCGTGCAGCATCACGCACATCAACAACGAGAAACTATAAGAGTCATGCTGCATCACGTACTGCAACTATGAGAAACTACGAGAGCCGTGCTGCATCACGTACAGCAACTACGAGAAACTACGTTAGCCGTGCTGCATCACGTACAGCAACTACAAGAAACTACGAGAGCCGTGCTGCATCAGGTACACAAAATACGAGAAACTACAAGAACCGTGCTGCATCACGTACAGCATTTGAGAGAAACTACCAGAGCCGTCCTGCATCACGTTCAGCATTTAAGAGAAACTACGAGAGCCGTGCAGCATCACGCACATCAACAACGAGAAACTATAACAGTCATGCTGCATCACGTACAGCAACTACGACAAACTACGAGAGCCGTGCAACATCACGCACATCAACAACGAGAAACTAGAAGAGTCATGCTGCATCACGTACAGCAACTACGAGAAACTACGAGAGCCGTGCTGCATCACGTACAGCAACTACGAGAAACTACGACAGCCGTGCTGCATCACGTACAGCAACTACAAGAAACTACTAGAGCCGTGCTGCATCAGGTACACAAATACGAGAAACTACGAGTCATACTGCATCACGTACGGCAAATACAAGGAACTATAAGAGTCATGCTGAATTACGTACAACAAATGCGAGAAACTACGAAAGCCATGCTGCATCACGTACAGCAAATACGAGAAACTACGAGAGCCGTGCTGCATCAGGGACACAAAATACGAGAAACTACGAGAGCCGTGCTGCATCACGTACAGCATTTGAGAGAAACTACCAGAGCTGTCCTGCATCACGTACAGCATTTAAGAGAAACTACGAGAGCCCTGCTGCATCAAGTACAGCAACTAGGAGAAACTACGACAGCCGTGCTGCATCACGTACAGCAACAACGAGAAAT
Proteins encoded:
- the LOC123522904 gene encoding aldehyde dehydrogenase 1A1-like, producing the protein MDASQRGRLLNKFADLIERDISYLASLETLDNGKPFKNAVSDMRFAIKVTRYYAGWSDKNQGKTIPVDGSYFAYTRHEPVGICGQIIPWNYPVCMFVWKLAPAVAMGNVVVIKPAEQTPLTALYAGALAIEAGFPPGVVNIVPGYGPTAGAAITDHPDINKVAFTGSTEVGQLIMQAAGASNLKRTTLELGGKSPNVIFPDVDIDQVVDFANEAAMTNMGQCCVAGSRTFVHEDIYDEFVKKSVERAKRRTVGDPWENPENGPQVDEEQFNKILGLIKAGQKDGAKLECGGDRHGDTGYFIQPTVFSGVQDDMRIAREEIFGPVQSIFKFKTMEEVLERANDTNYGLAAAVFTNDINTAMTYTQGVKAGTVWVNCYEVVNAQAPFGGYKMSGLGRELGEYGLSQYTEVKNVVIKIPQKNS